The genomic segment TACTTTGCGGCCTGCTTCAATATCGCGTTCTGCATCGCCTACATAGATGCAGCGGGCTGGGTCTACGCTTAGTTGGGCGGCGGCAAAGTACATGGGTTTGGCATCGGGCTTGGCCACGCCAACGGTGTCACCAGATACCACTACGCCGGGGCGGTTGGGGAAGGGGAGTTGGGCGATCAGCGGGTCGGTATAGCGGGCTGGTTTATTGGTGACGATGCCCCATTGCATGCCACGGGCGGTAATTTTTTCGATCAGGGCATGAATGCCTTCAAACAAGGCGGTTTCTTCGCAGAGGCCGGCTTCGTACAGGGCCAGAAAACGCTCACGCAGCGCAGCAAACTGCTGGTCTTGCGGAATAACACCAAAGCCCAGCTCGATCAGGCCGCGTGCGCCGTGGGAGGCCAGTGGGCGGATGGCGGAGTAAGGCTGCGGTTTGCGGCCTTCTTCGGCCAGCAGGCGGTTGAGTGCTGCACCTAAATCAGGTGCGGTATCTGCCAGCGTGCCGTCAAGATCGAACAGGACTGCGGTAATCATGGTGTTTTCCTTGTGAGGTTAAATGAATGGTCTGTTTTGATTTAAGGGGCTTTCCTTGTGGCAATCAGGTAGTTCACGGCCGCATCGTCGTCCAGCTTATAGATTTTGGTGAGCGGGTTATAGCTCAAGCCGCTGAGCGATACGGTTTCGATGTCGGCATTGCGGGTCATGCGGGCGAGCTCAGATGGCTTGATAAATTTGGCGTAGTCGTGCGTGCCGCGTGGCAGCATGCCCAGCACGTATTCAGCGCCCACCACGGCCAGCATATAGCTTTTGGCGTTGCGGTTGAGAGTAGAAAAGAACACCCAGCCGCCCGGTTTAACCAAGCGGGCGCAGGCAGCTACCACACTGGCGGGGCTTGGCACGTGCTCTAGCATTTCCATGCAGGTAACGATGTCATAGCTTTCTGGCGCTTCTGTAGCTAGTTGCTCTACCGGCACACAGCGGTAATCGACTTCCAGTTTGGATTCAAATAAATGCAGTTTGGCGACTTTTAGCGACTTTTCTGCCAGATCAATGCCGGTTACTTGTGCACCTTGGCGGGCCAAGCCTTCGGCCAGAATGCCGCCGCCGCAGCCTACATCGAGAACTTTTTTGCCGGCCAAGTCTACGTGCTTTTGCATAAAATCGATGCGCAGCGGATTGATCTCGTGCAGGGGTTTGAATTCGCTCTCGGTATCCCACCATTTATGGGCAAGAGCAGAGAATTTGGCGATCTCGGAAGGGTCGACATTAATAGGTG from the Iodobacter fluviatilis genome contains:
- a CDS encoding HAD family hydrolase; its protein translation is MITAVLFDLDGTLADTAPDLGAALNRLLAEEGRKPQPYSAIRPLASHGARGLIELGFGVIPQDQQFAALRERFLALYEAGLCEETALFEGIHALIEKITARGMQWGIVTNKPARYTDPLIAQLPFPNRPGVVVSGDTVGVAKPDAKPMYFAAAQLSVDPARCIYVGDAERDIEAGRKVGMRTVLADYGYISGQDKPHEWGADHRIAHPLDLLQHLPS
- the ubiG gene encoding bifunctional 2-polyprenyl-6-hydroxyphenol methylase/3-demethylubiquinol 3-O-methyltransferase UbiG gives rise to the protein MTEAPINVDPSEIAKFSALAHKWWDTESEFKPLHEINPLRIDFMQKHVDLAGKKVLDVGCGGGILAEGLARQGAQVTGIDLAEKSLKVAKLHLFESKLEVDYRCVPVEQLATEAPESYDIVTCMEMLEHVPSPASVVAACARLVKPGGWVFFSTLNRNAKSYMLAVVGAEYVLGMLPRGTHDYAKFIKPSELARMTRNADIETVSLSGLSYNPLTKIYKLDDDAAVNYLIATRKAP